The following are encoded together in the Mustela nigripes isolate SB6536 chromosome 11, MUSNIG.SB6536, whole genome shotgun sequence genome:
- the DNAAF8 gene encoding dynein axonemal assembly factor 8 isoform X1 codes for MASPDKDEESSSLWASQTEPWDAILKAVREQLPSLDSDSSLSDCGPDELFIFQRDQTALIPDLSEELAEDPAGAWLATADGPSEAGVVSVELTAGRWSKGGTKTKGSASVQGGDPDGPVESCGETSSLCQVPADIPTWEEGDHEALSFSTQGSPWRPHREATFSPWEDDLKTEPPGAASPAGWSTDSKDHRAPQRERRKMIEDILHKVTWDARGPACSDRNPAEEATAGLRPETPPEGPREGPLVLSLKELEEWDLDHILQSLAGQEGDRGDRAPRATWWAADRLGRDQSRPNCQDRLMEQLTLLCAAQSQAPSADRPQDTTQHEARSRSAACIQAELGLAQSRQLRSPAEPPTIFIDLRPSEPSDPGSVESSSPSPSSFDSEEEEEETVALRDQQGRPEQESPSPRQLWDCTGKSQLLQQLRAFRKETAQLNWPANGGPSGWKAQVPEDPASSATRRKQHVPAWAEPQNTQARCPGGGPRALGDALGPGTAREALVPPLSQP; via the exons ATGGCATCCCCAGACAAAGATGAGGAGTCCTCATCTCTCTGGGCTTCCCAGACAGAGCCCTGGGATGCCATCCTCAAGGCCGTCAGGGAGCAGCTCCCATCACTGGACTCTGATTCGTCCTTG TCAGACTGCGGGCCAGATGAGCTGTTCATCTTCCAGCGAGATCAAACTGCCCTGATCCCAGACTTGTCAGAGGAGCTGGCTGAAGATCCTGCCGGGGCCTGGCTTGCTACAGCCGATGGGCCTTCTGAG GCAGGTGTGGTGTCTGTGGAACTCACAGCAGGACGCTGGAGTAAGGGGGGCACAAAGACAAAGGGTTCTGCCTCTGTGCAAGGCGGGGATCCTGACGGGCCTGTAGAGAGCTGTGGTGAGACCAGCTCCCTTTGTCAGGTGCCTGCTGACATCCCCACGTGGGAGGAAGGCGACCATGAGGCTTTGTCCTTCAGCACCCAGGGTTCCCCCTGGAGGCCACACAGAGAAGCCACCTTCTCCCCCTGGGAAGATGACCTGAAAACAGAACCCCCAGGTGCTGCCTCACCAGCTGGTTGGAGCACAGACTCCAAAGACCACAGAGCCCcccaaagggagaggaggaagatgattGAGGACATACTCCATAAAGTTACCTGGGATGCCCGCGGCCCAGCCTGCAGTGACCGAAATCCAGCAGAAGAGGCAACGGCAGGCCTGAGACCAGAAACGCCCCCAGAGGGGCCCCGGGAAGGACCTCTGGTGCTTTCCCTCAAG GAACTTGAAGAGTGGGATTTGGATCACATCCTTCAGAGTCTGGCAGGGCAAGAAGGCGACAGGGGAGATCGCGCACCTAGAGCCACGTGGTGGGCAGCTGACCGCCTGGGCCGAG ACCAGAGCCGGCCGAACTGCCAGGACAGGCTCATGGAACAGCTCACCCTTCTGTGTGCCGCCCAGTCCCAAGCCCCTTCTGCCGACAGACCCCAGGACACCACGCAGCATGAGGCCAGGAGCAG ATCTGCTGCATGCATCCAGGCTGAGCtgggcctggcccagagcaggcagCTAAGGAGCCCAGCAGAGCCTCCCACCATCTTCATCGATCTGCGGCCCTCGGAGCCATCAGACCCCGGGTCGGTGGAAAG ctccagccccagccccagctcctttgacagcgaggaggaggaagaggagacagtGGCTCTCAGAGACCAGCAGGGCCGCCCTGAGCAGGAGAGTCCTTCCCCCCGGCAGCTATG GGACTGCACTGGGAAGAGTCAGCTTCTCCAGCAGCTCAGGGCATTTCGGAAGGAGACGGCTCAGCTGAATTGGCCTGCCAATGGGGGTCCCAGTGGCTGGAAGGCTCAGGTCCCTGAAGATCCAGCCAGCTCCGCAACTAGGAGGAAGCAACATGTACCAGCTTGGGCTGAGCCCCAGAACACCCAGGCCAGATGCCCAGGGGGAGGTCCCAGGGCACTAGGGGACGCTCTTGGGCCAGGGACAGCCAGGGAGGCCCTGGTGCCTCCCCTGAGCCAACCGTAG
- the DNAAF8 gene encoding dynein axonemal assembly factor 8 isoform X2, protein MASPDKDEESSSLWASQTEPWDAILKAVREQLPSLDSDSSLSDCGPDELFIFQRDQTALIPDLSEELAEDPAGAWLATADGPSEVPADIPTWEEGDHEALSFSTQGSPWRPHREATFSPWEDDLKTEPPGAASPAGWSTDSKDHRAPQRERRKMIEDILHKVTWDARGPACSDRNPAEEATAGLRPETPPEGPREGPLVLSLKELEEWDLDHILQSLAGQEGDRGDRAPRATWWAADRLGRDQSRPNCQDRLMEQLTLLCAAQSQAPSADRPQDTTQHEARSRSAACIQAELGLAQSRQLRSPAEPPTIFIDLRPSEPSDPGSVESSSPSPSSFDSEEEEEETVALRDQQGRPEQESPSPRQLWDCTGKSQLLQQLRAFRKETAQLNWPANGGPSGWKAQVPEDPASSATRRKQHVPAWAEPQNTQARCPGGGPRALGDALGPGTAREALVPPLSQP, encoded by the exons ATGGCATCCCCAGACAAAGATGAGGAGTCCTCATCTCTCTGGGCTTCCCAGACAGAGCCCTGGGATGCCATCCTCAAGGCCGTCAGGGAGCAGCTCCCATCACTGGACTCTGATTCGTCCTTG TCAGACTGCGGGCCAGATGAGCTGTTCATCTTCCAGCGAGATCAAACTGCCCTGATCCCAGACTTGTCAGAGGAGCTGGCTGAAGATCCTGCCGGGGCCTGGCTTGCTACAGCCGATGGGCCTTCTGAG GTGCCTGCTGACATCCCCACGTGGGAGGAAGGCGACCATGAGGCTTTGTCCTTCAGCACCCAGGGTTCCCCCTGGAGGCCACACAGAGAAGCCACCTTCTCCCCCTGGGAAGATGACCTGAAAACAGAACCCCCAGGTGCTGCCTCACCAGCTGGTTGGAGCACAGACTCCAAAGACCACAGAGCCCcccaaagggagaggaggaagatgattGAGGACATACTCCATAAAGTTACCTGGGATGCCCGCGGCCCAGCCTGCAGTGACCGAAATCCAGCAGAAGAGGCAACGGCAGGCCTGAGACCAGAAACGCCCCCAGAGGGGCCCCGGGAAGGACCTCTGGTGCTTTCCCTCAAG GAACTTGAAGAGTGGGATTTGGATCACATCCTTCAGAGTCTGGCAGGGCAAGAAGGCGACAGGGGAGATCGCGCACCTAGAGCCACGTGGTGGGCAGCTGACCGCCTGGGCCGAG ACCAGAGCCGGCCGAACTGCCAGGACAGGCTCATGGAACAGCTCACCCTTCTGTGTGCCGCCCAGTCCCAAGCCCCTTCTGCCGACAGACCCCAGGACACCACGCAGCATGAGGCCAGGAGCAG ATCTGCTGCATGCATCCAGGCTGAGCtgggcctggcccagagcaggcagCTAAGGAGCCCAGCAGAGCCTCCCACCATCTTCATCGATCTGCGGCCCTCGGAGCCATCAGACCCCGGGTCGGTGGAAAG ctccagccccagccccagctcctttgacagcgaggaggaggaagaggagacagtGGCTCTCAGAGACCAGCAGGGCCGCCCTGAGCAGGAGAGTCCTTCCCCCCGGCAGCTATG GGACTGCACTGGGAAGAGTCAGCTTCTCCAGCAGCTCAGGGCATTTCGGAAGGAGACGGCTCAGCTGAATTGGCCTGCCAATGGGGGTCCCAGTGGCTGGAAGGCTCAGGTCCCTGAAGATCCAGCCAGCTCCGCAACTAGGAGGAAGCAACATGTACCAGCTTGGGCTGAGCCCCAGAACACCCAGGCCAGATGCCCAGGGGGAGGTCCCAGGGCACTAGGGGACGCTCTTGGGCCAGGGACAGCCAGGGAGGCCCTGGTGCCTCCCCTGAGCCAACCGTAG
- the DNAAF8 gene encoding dynein axonemal assembly factor 8 isoform X3 has product MGLLRQVWCLWNSQQDAGVPADIPTWEEGDHEALSFSTQGSPWRPHREATFSPWEDDLKTEPPGAASPAGWSTDSKDHRAPQRERRKMIEDILHKVTWDARGPACSDRNPAEEATAGLRPETPPEGPREGPLVLSLKELEEWDLDHILQSLAGQEGDRGDRAPRATWWAADRLGRDQSRPNCQDRLMEQLTLLCAAQSQAPSADRPQDTTQHEARSRSAACIQAELGLAQSRQLRSPAEPPTIFIDLRPSEPSDPGSVESSSPSPSSFDSEEEEEETVALRDQQGRPEQESPSPRQLWDCTGKSQLLQQLRAFRKETAQLNWPANGGPSGWKAQVPEDPASSATRRKQHVPAWAEPQNTQARCPGGGPRALGDALGPGTAREALVPPLSQP; this is encoded by the exons ATGGGCCTTCTGAG GCAGGTGTGGTGTCTGTGGAACTCACAGCAGGACGCTGGA GTGCCTGCTGACATCCCCACGTGGGAGGAAGGCGACCATGAGGCTTTGTCCTTCAGCACCCAGGGTTCCCCCTGGAGGCCACACAGAGAAGCCACCTTCTCCCCCTGGGAAGATGACCTGAAAACAGAACCCCCAGGTGCTGCCTCACCAGCTGGTTGGAGCACAGACTCCAAAGACCACAGAGCCCcccaaagggagaggaggaagatgattGAGGACATACTCCATAAAGTTACCTGGGATGCCCGCGGCCCAGCCTGCAGTGACCGAAATCCAGCAGAAGAGGCAACGGCAGGCCTGAGACCAGAAACGCCCCCAGAGGGGCCCCGGGAAGGACCTCTGGTGCTTTCCCTCAAG GAACTTGAAGAGTGGGATTTGGATCACATCCTTCAGAGTCTGGCAGGGCAAGAAGGCGACAGGGGAGATCGCGCACCTAGAGCCACGTGGTGGGCAGCTGACCGCCTGGGCCGAG ACCAGAGCCGGCCGAACTGCCAGGACAGGCTCATGGAACAGCTCACCCTTCTGTGTGCCGCCCAGTCCCAAGCCCCTTCTGCCGACAGACCCCAGGACACCACGCAGCATGAGGCCAGGAGCAG ATCTGCTGCATGCATCCAGGCTGAGCtgggcctggcccagagcaggcagCTAAGGAGCCCAGCAGAGCCTCCCACCATCTTCATCGATCTGCGGCCCTCGGAGCCATCAGACCCCGGGTCGGTGGAAAG ctccagccccagccccagctcctttgacagcgaggaggaggaagaggagacagtGGCTCTCAGAGACCAGCAGGGCCGCCCTGAGCAGGAGAGTCCTTCCCCCCGGCAGCTATG GGACTGCACTGGGAAGAGTCAGCTTCTCCAGCAGCTCAGGGCATTTCGGAAGGAGACGGCTCAGCTGAATTGGCCTGCCAATGGGGGTCCCAGTGGCTGGAAGGCTCAGGTCCCTGAAGATCCAGCCAGCTCCGCAACTAGGAGGAAGCAACATGTACCAGCTTGGGCTGAGCCCCAGAACACCCAGGCCAGATGCCCAGGGGGAGGTCCCAGGGCACTAGGGGACGCTCTTGGGCCAGGGACAGCCAGGGAGGCCCTGGTGCCTCCCCTGAGCCAACCGTAG